The DNA window CCAAAAGTTGGTGTAAAGAAAATTATTCTAAATGAAATAATCAACCAATACTCACAATTTTCTCCTTCAGAAGTATTACAAGTGTTTAAATATTTGGAAGATAATAATATAGATGGTGCTTGTAAAGCATGTTGGGCAGAAAGCGATGGCGTTTTCAATTGTAATAATTCAATTAATGGATTATTAGACAAAAAAGGCAAACCTAGATCGGTATGGTGGGCTTACAAAATTTATAATCAAAGCACGAAAGGCACTAGAGTAAAAGATATAACCAATTATGATCAAACATCTGTATTTGCCTCTTATGATGATAAGGGAGAATATATTATTTTAAACAATAACAGTGGAAATAGAATTGTAAATGCAAAGGTGAAGTTGAAAAATTTGTTTAGTCTTTATAAGAAAGATAAAAATCTTGACTTAGTAGTATATGAGATTCCTAATACGCTTGAGCTGCCACTGGAAAATATGATATTTAATCAAAAGCAAAAGATTATAGTTAATAAAAATACTACAACAATTAACATCCCAAGTATGAACCCTAAAACGGTATATTATTTATCCATCTCTAAGTAATTAAAAGAATTGAGATGTAAATTATTAAACTACATCTCATCATGTATTAAATCAAAATTATTAGTTTGGAAAAGAAAATTAAGATTGTTCAGTTTGTAGAAGCTTTTGGAGGTGGGGTTTATACCTACGTAAAAGATTTAAGCAATTTTCTGGCAACACATCAGTCTGATATTAATTGTGATATTCATTTAATTTATAGTCCAAATCGTATTGAACTGGATAAGGAATTATTTCATAAGGAAATTCATCCGGATATTTATCTTTACGAACTGGATATGCAGCGTCCCATAAATTTGAAAAAAGATCATCAGGTAATTACAGAGTCGCGAAAAATATTGAAAAAAATAAAACCTGATATAATTCATCTCCATTCTGCAAAAGCAGGTGTTATAGGAAGATTGGCTTGTTTGGGATTAGTATCTAAAAAGAATATTTATTATTCACCCCACGGATTTTCCTTTGTCCAGCAAAATATTTCGAAAACTAAGATTTTCCTTTTTAAAGTTATAGAATATGTAATGCCCTTTTTATTTGGTGGAACTACAATTGCTTCTGGAAATACGGAATATGAAATGGCAAAAAAAATTGGCAAAACGAGCCTTATTAGAAACGGAGTTGATTTTGAATTGCCAGAAAAACTGTACTTTCCTGTAACGAATGAACGTTTTACTGTTGGAACGGTTGGAAGATTGACAGCACAAAAGAATCCAAAGGCTTTTAATGAGATAGCATCGAAGCTGCCAAATGTTAATTTTGTATGGATAGGAAACGGGGAGCTTATCGATGACATTACTTCTGAAAATATTACTGTTACAGGTTGGATAAGAACAAGAGAAGAATTATTGCAAAAATTAAATACACTTGATTTATATTTACAAGTGTCTTTATGGGAAGGACTTCCAATTGCGATTCTCGAAGCAATGGCGATCCGGAAACCTCTTTTAGTGAGCAATGTGATGGGAAATAAAGATACCGTTGACAATGATTATAATGGGTATGTTTATAATACAACAGACGAAGCAATAGAAAAAGTTAAACTTTTTTTTGACGAAAAAAAGAAAACTCAAATGGGAAACAATTCATTTGAAAAAGCTTTTAAAGAATATAATAAAAATAATAATTTTTTGAATTTGATAAA is part of the Chryseobacterium paludis genome and encodes:
- a CDS encoding glycosyltransferase, whose amino-acid sequence is MEKKIKIVQFVEAFGGGVYTYVKDLSNFLATHQSDINCDIHLIYSPNRIELDKELFHKEIHPDIYLYELDMQRPINLKKDHQVITESRKILKKIKPDIIHLHSAKAGVIGRLACLGLVSKKNIYYSPHGFSFVQQNISKTKIFLFKVIEYVMPFLFGGTTIASGNTEYEMAKKIGKTSLIRNGVDFELPEKLYFPVTNERFTVGTVGRLTAQKNPKAFNEIASKLPNVNFVWIGNGELIDDITSENITVTGWIRTREELLQKLNTLDLYLQVSLWEGLPIAILEAMAIRKPLLVSNVMGNKDTVDNDYNGYVYNTTDEAIEKVKLFFDEKKKTQMGNNSFEKAFKEYNKNNNFLNLINLYKRVIK